A window of the Synechococcus sp. M16.1 genome harbors these coding sequences:
- a CDS encoding cobyrinate a,c-diamide synthase, protein MAAVIAAPASGSGKTLLSLALLSWAQQNGRRIQAFKVGPDYLDAQLLSQASGQACRNLDLNLCGETWVRQAFHGYGGASELTLVEGVMGLFDGIGSSTTGSTADVARLLDLPVVLVLDAGGQAASLGAIVRGFRDHDPQLRIAGVVLNKVSSPRHRELLADVLERMEVPLLGCLPRSEALALPGRHLGLAPAHELEAPEQRRQAWAALASQHLNLERLVPLLQAPRPGPHPLASIPVEQGQPLPVALASDAAFHFRYQETSELLEHMGMPVLRWSPLADEAIPADAKGLILPGGFPEQHAAQLSNCTRSLGSLRAFVQQRPLYAECGGMLVLGEQLTDLDGTSHRMAGLLPFTAKRGPLQVGYRRLQARRDSPVVESGQQLVGHEFHRWELHTNRPSSDRSVLWDIEGWKVHRHSEGWVDQTVHASWVHLHWASSTTICSRWRAALESGERRSPNASSAASSPRGSNPSPNAGAG, encoded by the coding sequence ATGGCCGCTGTCATCGCTGCACCAGCCAGTGGCAGCGGCAAAACCCTGTTGAGCCTGGCGCTGCTGAGCTGGGCCCAGCAGAACGGACGCCGGATCCAGGCCTTCAAGGTGGGACCGGACTATCTCGATGCCCAGCTGCTCAGCCAGGCCTCGGGGCAGGCCTGTCGCAACCTCGATCTCAATCTCTGCGGAGAAACCTGGGTTCGCCAGGCCTTTCACGGTTACGGCGGTGCCTCTGAGCTGACCCTCGTGGAAGGGGTGATGGGGCTCTTCGATGGCATCGGCAGCAGTACAACCGGAAGCACGGCCGACGTGGCCCGCCTGCTGGACCTGCCGGTGGTGCTGGTGCTGGATGCCGGTGGTCAGGCCGCCTCCCTCGGCGCCATCGTGCGCGGATTCCGCGATCACGATCCCCAGCTGCGCATTGCCGGCGTGGTGCTCAACAAGGTCAGCAGCCCCAGGCACCGGGAGCTGCTGGCCGACGTGCTGGAGCGCATGGAGGTGCCATTGCTGGGCTGCCTGCCGCGCAGCGAAGCCCTGGCCCTGCCGGGCCGGCATCTCGGCTTGGCCCCGGCCCATGAATTGGAGGCCCCCGAGCAGCGACGCCAGGCCTGGGCCGCTCTGGCCAGCCAGCACCTGAACCTGGAACGCCTAGTCCCCCTGCTGCAGGCGCCCCGCCCCGGGCCGCATCCCCTGGCCAGCATCCCCGTGGAGCAGGGCCAGCCCCTGCCGGTGGCTTTGGCCAGTGATGCCGCCTTTCATTTCCGCTACCAGGAAACCAGTGAACTGCTGGAGCACATGGGCATGCCCGTGCTCCGCTGGAGCCCCCTAGCCGATGAGGCCATCCCTGCAGACGCCAAGGGCCTGATCTTGCCGGGCGGTTTCCCCGAACAGCACGCTGCCCAGCTCAGCAACTGCACGCGAAGCCTGGGCTCGCTGCGGGCGTTCGTGCAGCAGCGACCGCTCTACGCCGAATGCGGCGGGATGCTTGTGCTCGGAGAGCAGCTGACCGACCTCGATGGCACCAGCCACCGCATGGCGGGCCTGCTTCCCTTCACAGCCAAGCGCGGCCCGCTGCAGGTGGGCTATCGCCGCCTGCAGGCGCGGCGGGACAGCCCTGTGGTGGAGAGCGGTCAGCAGCTGGTGGGCCATGAATTTCACCGCTGGGAACTGCACACCAACCGGCCGTCCTCCGATAGGTCAGTGCTGTGGGACATTGAGGGATGGAAAGTCCATCGACATTCGGAAGGATGGGTCGATCAGACGGTTCACGCGAGCTGGGTTCACCTGCACTGGGCAAGCTCTACGACGATCTGCTCCCGATGGCGCGCCGCGCTCGAATCCGGGGAGAGAAGATCGCCAAACGCTTCGTCAGCCGCCAGCAGCCCCCGCGGGTCCAACCCTTCTCCGAACGCTGGCGCTGGGTGA
- a CDS encoding acylphosphatase, with protein MAKRFVSRQQPPRVQPFSERWRWVIEGRVQRVGFRASCNRRALDLGISGWVRNLSDGRVEVQAEGPPLALSELRAWCEVGPPGARVVRVTPSQLPITGDDWFEVRY; from the coding sequence ATCGCCAAACGCTTCGTCAGCCGCCAGCAGCCCCCGCGGGTCCAACCCTTCTCCGAACGCTGGCGCTGGGTGATCGAAGGTCGCGTTCAGCGGGTGGGGTTCCGCGCCAGCTGCAATCGGCGCGCCCTCGATCTCGGCATCAGCGGCTGGGTGCGCAACCTGAGTGATGGCCGTGTGGAAGTGCAGGCCGAAGGCCCACCGCTGGCCTTGTCTGAACTGCGGGCCTGGTGCGAAGTCGGGCCGCCGGGCGCCCGGGTGGTTCGGGTTACCCCCAGCCAGCTCCCGATCACGGGCGACGACTGGTTCGAAGTGCGCTACTGA
- a CDS encoding ATP-dependent RecD-like DNA helicase, with protein sequence MTAAADLTADQQAAADAFAAWLKQPVDGTPFVLSGFAGSGKTFLSMRLLRQVEASGLCWTVVAPTHKAVGVLRQALELEGLQPTWYPSTIHRLLRLKLKRSADAELCEPTEQTAMALENLGLVLIDEASMVDSTLLGIALQCAHPFKTRLVFVGDPAQLPPVGEPNSPVFAMQRSCSASLTQVVRHQGPVLQLAAGLREGRLPCQMPPLLPAIRSPQGQVRSLVQREWLDQARRALRDASVQDNPDAARILCYTNRTLDRLVPHARRAIHGEMADQMPVLPGEVLISRTAVMAPASRDGEEAGEEPDMVLGSNREVTVRDVKPEACDLADFGLSSADVPVPVIETLSASVNAGDLELTLRLQPPIGSPGRQELDAVMQRLRKQARDAGKKNGRAIWRQYFLIRDAFASLGPAAVLTVHRSQGSSFGDVFVAPDVFRADPAIRQQLCYVAVSRARTGVWLLGGETSPDLRATWQRQFDTTRDSE encoded by the coding sequence GTGACCGCTGCTGCGGACCTCACCGCTGATCAGCAGGCAGCGGCGGACGCCTTTGCGGCCTGGCTCAAGCAGCCCGTGGATGGCACGCCTTTCGTGCTCAGTGGTTTTGCCGGCAGCGGCAAAACCTTCCTCTCCATGCGCCTGCTGCGCCAGGTGGAGGCCAGCGGTTTGTGTTGGACCGTCGTGGCACCGACCCATAAAGCGGTGGGCGTTCTGCGCCAGGCGTTGGAGTTGGAGGGTCTCCAACCCACCTGGTACCCCTCCACCATTCATCGCTTGCTGCGGCTGAAGCTCAAGCGCTCCGCCGACGCTGAACTCTGTGAACCCACCGAGCAGACGGCCATGGCCCTGGAGAACCTGGGCCTGGTGCTGATTGATGAAGCCTCGATGGTGGACAGCACCCTGTTAGGCATTGCCCTCCAGTGCGCCCATCCGTTCAAGACCCGTCTGGTGTTCGTCGGCGACCCCGCCCAGTTGCCTCCGGTGGGTGAGCCGAACAGCCCCGTGTTTGCGATGCAACGGTCCTGTTCCGCCAGCTTGACCCAGGTGGTGCGGCATCAAGGCCCGGTGCTGCAGTTGGCGGCGGGGCTGCGGGAGGGGCGCCTGCCCTGCCAGATGCCGCCGCTGCTGCCGGCGATTCGTTCCCCGCAGGGGCAGGTGCGCAGCCTGGTGCAACGGGAGTGGCTGGATCAGGCCAGGCGTGCATTGCGCGACGCCTCGGTGCAAGACAACCCCGATGCAGCACGCATCCTCTGCTACACGAACCGCACCCTGGATCGTCTGGTGCCCCATGCGCGCCGGGCCATCCATGGGGAAATGGCTGATCAGATGCCGGTGCTGCCCGGTGAGGTGTTGATCAGTCGCACCGCGGTGATGGCCCCGGCCTCAAGGGACGGAGAAGAGGCGGGTGAAGAACCCGACATGGTGCTCGGCTCCAACCGCGAAGTCACGGTGCGGGACGTCAAGCCTGAGGCCTGTGACCTGGCGGATTTCGGCCTCTCCTCCGCCGATGTGCCCGTGCCGGTGATCGAGACCCTCTCCGCATCGGTGAATGCGGGGGACCTGGAGCTCACCCTGCGCTTGCAGCCGCCGATTGGCAGCCCAGGTCGTCAGGAGCTTGATGCGGTGATGCAGCGGCTGCGCAAGCAGGCCCGTGATGCCGGCAAGAAAAACGGTCGCGCGATCTGGCGGCAGTACTTCCTGATTCGCGATGCCTTCGCTTCCCTGGGGCCTGCGGCAGTGCTCACGGTGCATCGCAGTCAGGGCAGCAGTTTCGGGGATGTCTTCGTGGCGCCGGATGTGTTCCGGGCCGATCCAGCCATCCGCCAGCAGCTCTGTTACGTGGCCGTGTCCCGTGCCCGCACGGGGGTTTGGTTGCTCGGCGGCGAGACGTCGCCTGATCTGCGCGCTACCTGGCAGCGCCAATTCGACACCACGCGGGATTCCGAGTGA
- a CDS encoding divergent PAP2 family protein, whose product MIDATPSHAVLRELFDNSSLTWGLMACGVAQLSKLFLELLLHRRWRPAVLIETGGMPSSHSALVTGTAACVGWTLGFDHPLFALAAMVAFVVMYDASGIRRAAGLTAERVNGLPDSLWPDAPEKPLKESLGHSRLQVLVGSLMGPAVALPGLEFVGSPLHLLSGLGAGLG is encoded by the coding sequence ATGATCGACGCCACGCCCTCCCATGCGGTGCTGCGGGAGCTCTTCGACAACAGTTCGCTCACCTGGGGCCTGATGGCCTGTGGCGTCGCCCAGCTCTCGAAATTGTTCCTTGAGTTGCTCCTGCATCGCCGTTGGCGTCCGGCGGTGCTGATCGAAACCGGCGGCATGCCGTCGAGCCACTCCGCTCTGGTCACCGGCACGGCGGCCTGTGTGGGCTGGACTCTTGGCTTTGATCACCCCCTCTTCGCCCTTGCGGCGATGGTGGCGTTCGTCGTCATGTACGACGCCAGTGGCATTCGTCGCGCCGCCGGGCTGACGGCTGAACGGGTCAATGGTCTGCCTGATTCGCTCTGGCCGGACGCTCCGGAGAAACCCCTCAAGGAAAGCCTTGGCCACAGCCGGCTGCAGGTGCTGGTGGGCAGCCTGATGGGTCCGGCCGTTGCTCTGCCCGGTTTGGAATTTGTGGGGTCCCCGCTGCATCTGCTGTCGGGTCTTGGAGCTGGGCTGGGGTGA
- the crtE gene encoding geranylgeranyl diphosphate synthase CrtE, translating into MSAEFDFKAYLGKAKERVEAALDGSLGPERPESLREAMRYSLLAGGKRLRPILCLAACELAGGEATQALPTAVALEMIHTMSLIHDDLPAMDDDDLRRGRPTNHKVYGEAVAILAGDALLTRAFEMVALRSPDVPAERLLKVVGELSLVAGAPGLVGGQVVDLESEGQEVDLETLEYIHLHKTGALLSACVITGAMIGGADEALIKALRTYARGIGLAFQIIDDILDITASSEVLGKTAGKDLIADKTTYPKLLGLDESRRRADALVNEAKEALQPWAEKAIPLLALADFITSRDR; encoded by the coding sequence ATGAGCGCCGAGTTCGATTTCAAGGCCTATCTCGGCAAGGCCAAAGAGCGGGTGGAAGCGGCCCTCGATGGATCGCTCGGTCCGGAGCGTCCGGAGTCCCTCAGGGAAGCGATGCGCTATTCGCTGCTTGCCGGTGGCAAGCGCCTGCGCCCGATTCTCTGCCTTGCCGCCTGCGAGCTGGCGGGCGGGGAAGCGACGCAGGCCCTGCCCACGGCGGTGGCGCTGGAAATGATCCACACCATGTCGTTGATCCATGACGACCTGCCGGCCATGGATGACGACGACCTGCGCCGTGGTCGTCCCACCAACCACAAGGTGTACGGCGAAGCCGTGGCCATCCTTGCCGGTGATGCCCTGCTGACCCGCGCCTTCGAAATGGTGGCGCTGCGCAGTCCGGATGTGCCGGCTGAGCGTTTGCTCAAGGTGGTGGGAGAACTGTCGTTGGTGGCCGGCGCCCCTGGCCTGGTGGGCGGCCAGGTGGTGGATCTGGAAAGCGAAGGCCAGGAGGTGGATCTTGAAACCCTCGAGTACATCCACCTCCACAAAACCGGAGCCCTGTTGAGTGCCTGTGTGATCACCGGGGCGATGATCGGCGGCGCCGATGAGGCGCTGATCAAGGCCCTGCGCACCTACGCCAGGGGGATCGGCCTCGCCTTCCAGATCATCGACGACATCCTCGACATCACCGCCAGCAGCGAGGTGCTCGGCAAAACCGCCGGAAAGGACCTCATCGCCGACAAGACCACCTATCCCAAGCTTCTCGGGCTCGACGAGTCCCGCCGTCGGGCCGATGCGTTGGTCAATGAAGCGAAAGAGGCACTTCAACCCTGGGCTGAGAAGGCGATTCCCCTGCTGGCCTTGGCCGACTTCATCACCAGCCGCGACCGATGA
- a CDS encoding TIGR02466 family protein: MAEHVSAYLHALLGPEHGLVAHIQKAWPVVCARNGGTVDLHSHRNAQLSAVFYVLMDPANESGELEFEAPDDYFSHVMAIPYRDAAVSGGVFAPLPHRLLLFPSDLRHRVLPYEGSSPRYSVSYDLAITTAPGKGREMRTPHPMDWVPLGS, translated from the coding sequence TTGGCTGAGCACGTTTCGGCCTATCTCCATGCGCTGTTGGGCCCGGAGCACGGTCTTGTGGCCCACATCCAGAAGGCCTGGCCTGTGGTGTGTGCGAGGAATGGCGGAACGGTGGATCTGCACAGCCACCGCAACGCCCAGTTGAGCGCGGTGTTCTACGTGTTGATGGATCCTGCGAACGAGAGCGGGGAGCTGGAATTTGAGGCGCCCGACGATTACTTCAGCCATGTGATGGCGATTCCCTACCGCGATGCGGCGGTTTCCGGTGGTGTGTTTGCGCCGTTACCCCACCGTCTTCTGCTGTTCCCTTCGGACCTGCGCCATCGGGTGCTCCCCTATGAGGGAAGCAGCCCCCGCTATTCGGTGTCCTACGACCTGGCCATCACCACGGCGCCGGGCAAGGGACGCGAGATGCGAACACCCCATCCGATGGATTGGGTTCCCCTCGGCAGCTAA
- the folD gene encoding bifunctional methylenetetrahydrofolate dehydrogenase/methenyltetrahydrofolate cyclohydrolase FolD, with translation MALRLDGKVLARDVEHRLQTLIERRLAEAGRPPGLAVLRVGDDPASAVYVANKEKACARIGVASFGDHLPGDTPPAQVLQTIERLNANPAVDGILLQLPLPAGLDEGPLLMAIDPEKDADGLHTLNLGRLLKGEPGPRSCTPAGVMAMLRSNGIDPAGKRAVVIGRSILVGQPMALMLQAANATVTIAHSRTADLAAHTREADILVVAAGRPEFIGAEHVRPGAAVVDVGIHRKPEGGLCGDVRAAEVESIAAALSPVPGGVGPMTVTMLLVNTVVAWCRRHNLDHDLDDLVP, from the coding sequence ATGGCCCTGCGTTTGGACGGCAAGGTGCTGGCAAGGGATGTGGAGCATCGTCTTCAAACCCTGATCGAACGACGTCTGGCCGAGGCGGGGCGACCGCCGGGCTTGGCGGTGCTGCGGGTTGGTGATGATCCCGCCAGCGCCGTTTACGTCGCCAACAAGGAAAAAGCCTGTGCTCGGATCGGGGTGGCCAGCTTTGGTGATCACCTCCCCGGCGACACGCCTCCAGCGCAGGTGCTTCAGACGATTGAACGGCTGAATGCCAACCCTGCAGTGGACGGGATCCTCCTGCAGCTGCCTCTTCCTGCTGGCCTCGATGAGGGGCCGCTGCTGATGGCCATTGATCCTGAAAAGGATGCCGATGGTCTGCACACCCTCAATCTCGGACGGCTGCTCAAGGGGGAGCCGGGCCCGCGCAGCTGCACCCCCGCCGGGGTGATGGCGATGCTGCGCAGCAATGGCATCGATCCTGCGGGCAAGCGCGCCGTGGTGATCGGCCGCAGCATTCTCGTGGGGCAGCCGATGGCCTTGATGCTGCAGGCCGCCAACGCCACCGTCACCATCGCCCACTCCCGCACGGCCGATCTGGCGGCCCACACCCGCGAAGCCGACATCCTCGTGGTGGCAGCAGGCCGTCCTGAGTTCATCGGGGCCGAGCACGTGCGGCCGGGAGCTGCGGTGGTGGATGTGGGCATCCACCGCAAGCCGGAAGGCGGACTGTGCGGGGATGTTCGTGCGGCTGAAGTCGAGTCCATCGCTGCTGCGCTCTCGCCCGTCCCCGGCGGTGTGGGACCGATGACGGTGACGATGCTTCTGGTGAACACCGTTGTGGCTTGGTGCAGACGCCACAACCTTGACCATGATTTGGACGATCTCGTGCCCTGA